One Oxobacter pfennigii DNA segment encodes these proteins:
- a CDS encoding hydroxyacid dehydrogenase, whose amino-acid sequence MSFTVLIPQNISKNGINYLMECGYKIKMGNGCDEKAITEDVVDCDAILVRNVRITPKIIDAGNKLKVIARHGVGLDTIDVDYAEKKGVWVTNAPLSNTNAVAEHTMFLLLSCSKNAKVIDEEFRNGNFDIRNTVTNIELKGKTLGIIGLGRIGQSVAKKAFYGFSMNVIGYKPRAKREDIFHEIVLKDNIQEVLECSDFVTLHLPLLPATKKSIGMEQFVAMKKESYFINTSRGAIIKEGELIEALEKKVIAGAAIDVFEEEPPNANDKLLHMNNVIVTPHNAAFTYESYENMAMDAALGVHEVLSGKIPTWAGNRPQNT is encoded by the coding sequence ATGAGCTTCACTGTTTTAATACCTCAGAATATCTCAAAAAACGGTATAAATTACTTGATGGAATGTGGATATAAAATTAAGATGGGAAACGGCTGTGACGAGAAGGCTATAACAGAAGATGTAGTGGACTGTGATGCTATATTGGTACGGAATGTAAGAATTACACCTAAAATAATTGACGCAGGTAACAAGCTTAAAGTTATTGCAAGGCATGGCGTAGGGCTGGATACTATTGACGTTGATTATGCCGAAAAAAAGGGAGTTTGGGTGACAAATGCTCCATTATCCAATACTAATGCTGTAGCAGAGCATACCATGTTTTTATTGTTATCCTGTTCTAAAAATGCAAAAGTGATAGATGAGGAATTTAGAAATGGAAACTTTGATATCAGAAATACTGTAACAAATATTGAACTGAAAGGTAAAACACTTGGCATTATAGGTTTGGGGAGAATTGGGCAAAGCGTTGCAAAAAAAGCCTTTTACGGCTTTTCCATGAATGTTATAGGGTACAAGCCTCGTGCTAAAAGAGAAGACATATTCCATGAAATAGTCTTAAAAGATAATATACAAGAGGTACTTGAATGCTCAGATTTTGTCACTCTGCATTTACCTTTGCTGCCTGCAACTAAAAAGAGCATTGGAATGGAGCAATTTGTGGCTATGAAAAAGGAAAGCTACTTTATTAATACTTCAAGAGGGGCAATTATAAAAGAAGGGGAACTGATAGAAGCATTGGAGAAAAAGGTAATCGCCGGAGCCGCTATTGACGTTTTTGAAGAGGAACCTCCAAATGCAAACGATAAATTGCTTCATATGAATAACGTTATTGTAACCCCTCATAATGCGGCTTTCACATATGAATCATATGAAAATATGGCAATGGACGCAGCCTTGGGAGTTCATGAAGTGTTAAGCGGGAAGATACCAACATGGGCAGGAAACAGGCCGCAAAACACCTAA
- a CDS encoding cobalamin B12-binding domain-containing protein, whose protein sequence is MIDLTKLTEAVGELDEEQVLAFIEESIATNPSEEEAQKVVAACQAGMTAVGDMFDKGEYFVGDLIFAGELLTNAISKLKAILGSGDAAKVGVILLGTVSGDLHDIGKNIFKSMAEAAGFEVVDIGIDQPADAFVEKVKEIKPFVVGMSGVLTLALESMKETVDALKEAGLRDSVKIIIGGNPVTADACRQIGADAFTTNAAEGVKICQDWVK, encoded by the coding sequence ATGATTGATCTTACTAAATTAACCGAGGCTGTAGGCGAATTGGATGAAGAGCAGGTATTGGCATTTATCGAAGAGTCCATCGCCACAAACCCTTCCGAAGAGGAAGCTCAAAAAGTCGTCGCCGCATGCCAGGCAGGAATGACTGCAGTAGGTGACATGTTTGATAAAGGCGAATATTTTGTAGGTGATCTAATTTTTGCAGGGGAATTACTCACAAATGCGATTAGCAAGTTAAAGGCGATTTTAGGCTCGGGTGATGCTGCAAAAGTTGGTGTCATTTTACTGGGCACCGTCTCCGGTGACTTGCATGACATTGGCAAGAACATATTTAAGAGTATGGCTGAGGCTGCAGGTTTTGAAGTAGTTGATATAGGAATTGACCAACCTGCAGATGCATTTGTTGAAAAAGTCAAAGAGATAAAGCCTTTTGTAGTTGGAATGAGCGGAGTATTAACACTGGCACTAGAATCTATGAAGGAAACAGTAGATGCCTTGAAAGAGGCAGGACTTAGAGACAGTGTAAAGATAATTATCGGTGGTAATCCTGTTACCGCAGATGCCTGCAGACAGATAGGTGCAGATGCTTTCACCACTAATGCTGCAGAAGGCGTAAAGATATGCCAGGATTGGGTTAAGTAA
- a CDS encoding flavodoxin family protein: protein MSVKKIVALNGSPHKQGKTASLIDEVIKVAREQGAEVKSYHLNGMKIKGCQGCYSCRVKGRCVLQDDMQVLYDEIESADSIILGTPVYMWQMSAQLKLAVDRFMPFLGAGYRTNLAPGKKVLIAVTQNRPDTSMFYHYFEHMGKNLVFLGFSEYKILIFAGADKLENLQKQTEVMAEARQIGGWLSGI, encoded by the coding sequence ATGAGTGTAAAAAAGATTGTTGCCCTAAATGGAAGCCCTCATAAACAAGGGAAAACTGCTTCCCTGATCGATGAAGTCATTAAGGTGGCACGTGAGCAGGGAGCCGAAGTTAAGTCATACCATTTAAACGGTATGAAGATAAAAGGCTGTCAGGGCTGTTACAGTTGCAGGGTAAAGGGACGATGTGTTTTACAAGATGATATGCAGGTGTTATATGACGAGATTGAGAGTGCCGACAGTATCATACTTGGTACACCCGTATATATGTGGCAGATGTCTGCACAATTGAAACTGGCGGTTGACCGTTTTATGCCATTTCTAGGTGCGGGTTACCGCACTAATCTGGCTCCGGGTAAAAAAGTCCTGATTGCGGTAACTCAGAATAGGCCGGACACTTCTATGTTTTATCACTATTTTGAACATATGGGTAAAAATCTTGTATTCCTTGGATTTAGTGAATATAAAATACTTATCTTTGCAGGGGCAGATAAGCTGGAGAACTTGCAAAAGCAAACCGAAGTAATGGCAGAGGCCAGGCAGATAGGCGGCTGGCTTTCCGGTATATGA
- a CDS encoding indolepyruvate oxidoreductase subunit beta has translation MTITSILLIGVGGQGTVLATKILTQGLLKKNYDVKMSEIHGAAQRGGSVTTQLRFGPKVYSPIVGKGDADIIVAFEESEALRALPFLRKGGKIIMDAKEIYPAQVQIGEAEYPKGIVAELTKVVGNVQVVKASEIAEKLGNVRSQNIVLLGTLAKALNITGVDWEGLVEASVPSHTKEMNKAAFKAGYEA, from the coding sequence ATGACGATAACTAGCATTCTTTTAATAGGCGTGGGCGGACAAGGTACGGTTCTTGCAACAAAAATACTGACACAAGGCCTTCTTAAAAAGAATTATGATGTGAAAATGAGCGAAATTCATGGTGCCGCTCAGCGAGGCGGTTCGGTTACTACACAGCTTAGGTTCGGACCAAAAGTTTATTCTCCCATCGTTGGTAAAGGCGATGCCGATATTATTGTGGCATTTGAGGAGTCAGAAGCTTTAAGAGCACTTCCATTCCTGAGAAAGGGTGGAAAAATTATTATGGATGCAAAAGAAATTTATCCTGCTCAGGTACAGATTGGCGAAGCTGAATATCCAAAGGGAATCGTCGCGGAACTGACAAAAGTAGTTGGTAATGTTCAGGTAGTCAAAGCTTCTGAAATAGCTGAAAAACTTGGCAATGTCCGTTCTCAAAATATAGTTCTTCTAGGTACTCTCGCCAAAGCGCTCAATATTACAGGAGTAGACTGGGAAGGGCTTGTAGAGGCATCGGTTCCTTCTCACACAAAGGAAATGAACAAGGCTGCTTTTAAGGCAGGTTATGAAGCCTGA
- a CDS encoding thiamine pyrophosphate-dependent enzyme: MKKTILSGNEAVARGAYEAGCTYAVGYPGTPSTEIIEAISTEYLNDIYCHWATNEKVATEMAFGASIGGARAITTMKAQGMNVATDPIFVMAYQGVTGGVVILCADDPGCHSSQNEQDDRYYAKHAKILMLEPSDSQECKDFTKEAFEISERFDIPILVRTTTRVSHSKSIVELYDRDSFKLEKYERIFGKFSNMPNHVNANHRKLEENLSLAKKFSNNCKYNIVENNAGSRIGIIANGISYQYSREVFGDTASYLKIGLSYPLPDKLIVDFAKDYETIYVVEENDPYLEEYVKSLGVNCIGKDRIPTCGELNPSIIREALTGELHESYTASFDAPNRPPVFCAGCPHKGFYFALGKHRDQYVCYADVGCYAMGYNPPLNGYDAISVMGASFSAGNGLSRALQQQGDKRKVIAAIGDSTFFHSGITGLVDIVKTNANVVVAVLDNRTTAMTGHQLHPGNDSNLMGDDIKAVDIVRVAIGVGIKEENIRVIDPINQEDMHKTLDEAYEVDDAFLIVAKHPCALIKSVVKENANKYCEVDPDKCVGCKSCIKLVCPSISFINNKAVITDKNACTACGLCVQQCKFNAISKVGE, translated from the coding sequence ATGAAGAAAACTATTCTTAGTGGTAATGAAGCTGTTGCCAGAGGTGCATATGAAGCAGGCTGTACGTATGCCGTAGGTTACCCTGGAACGCCGAGTACCGAAATTATTGAAGCAATATCAACAGAATATTTAAATGATATATATTGTCATTGGGCAACGAATGAAAAGGTTGCAACAGAAATGGCATTTGGGGCAAGCATTGGAGGCGCAAGAGCCATTACAACAATGAAAGCCCAGGGTATGAATGTAGCTACAGATCCAATTTTTGTTATGGCTTATCAGGGAGTTACGGGGGGAGTAGTTATTCTTTGTGCTGACGACCCGGGTTGTCACAGTTCACAAAATGAACAGGATGACAGATATTATGCTAAGCATGCAAAAATTCTTATGCTGGAACCTTCTGACTCCCAGGAGTGCAAGGATTTCACAAAAGAGGCCTTTGAGATCAGTGAAAGATTCGATATTCCTATATTGGTAAGAACGACAACGAGAGTCTCACACTCAAAGAGTATAGTAGAATTATATGATAGGGATAGTTTCAAACTAGAGAAATATGAACGTATTTTTGGCAAATTCTCCAATATGCCAAATCACGTAAATGCCAACCATCGTAAGCTTGAAGAAAATTTAAGCCTGGCTAAAAAGTTCTCAAATAATTGCAAATATAACATAGTTGAAAATAATGCCGGATCCCGGATTGGCATTATAGCGAACGGAATTTCTTATCAGTATTCCAGAGAGGTGTTTGGTGATACTGCTTCCTATCTTAAAATAGGTCTGTCGTATCCGTTACCCGATAAATTGATAGTTGACTTTGCAAAGGATTATGAAACCATTTATGTTGTGGAAGAAAATGATCCGTATTTGGAAGAGTATGTGAAATCGCTGGGGGTAAACTGCATAGGCAAAGATAGAATACCTACATGTGGAGAATTAAACCCGTCAATTATCAGAGAAGCCCTCACCGGCGAGCTGCATGAAAGTTATACAGCATCGTTTGATGCTCCCAACCGTCCCCCTGTATTCTGTGCAGGATGTCCTCACAAGGGATTTTATTTTGCACTTGGTAAACACCGAGATCAATATGTTTGCTATGCTGATGTTGGGTGTTATGCAATGGGATACAACCCACCGCTCAACGGTTATGATGCTATTTCTGTAATGGGCGCTTCTTTTTCGGCAGGAAACGGCCTCAGCCGGGCATTACAACAGCAGGGCGATAAACGTAAGGTTATTGCTGCCATTGGAGACTCAACATTTTTCCATTCGGGAATTACGGGCTTAGTGGATATTGTTAAAACCAATGCCAATGTAGTAGTTGCCGTACTCGATAATAGAACAACCGCTATGACGGGTCATCAGCTGCATCCCGGAAATGATTCCAACTTAATGGGAGATGATATTAAGGCGGTTGACATTGTTAGAGTAGCTATTGGCGTGGGTATTAAGGAAGAGAACATAAGAGTTATTGATCCTATTAATCAGGAAGATATGCATAAAACATTGGACGAAGCCTATGAAGTTGATGATGCTTTCCTTATAGTTGCAAAGCATCCGTGTGCATTAATTAAATCAGTTGTAAAAGAAAACGCCAATAAGTATTGCGAAGTGGACCCCGATAAGTGCGTAGGATGCAAAAGCTGCATAAAACTTGTTTGCCCCTCTATTTCATTTATCAATAATAAAGCAGTTATTACAGATAAGAATGCTTGTACGGCGTGCGGCCTCTGTGTACAGCAATGTAAATTTAATGCGATTTCGAAAGTTGGTGAATAA
- the buk gene encoding butyrate kinase, with amino-acid sequence MKILAINPGGTSMRVTMYDDLKEVWNEHIVLDEDFIKSYPVIKDQFEGRLNAIINLLKEKGEDLNDVAAIAARGGNLLGIEAGAYEVTEEMLQRLKEADIDHASNLGAPLAYSIGNLLGIKSYIYDAVTADELNDVSRITGINEIRRRGRAHNLNMRAMAIETAKIIGKDYNKANILIAHLGSGFSFAIHSNGRIIDVISDDEGAFSPERAGFIPPYRLIDLIFEHKYTKNEIMTVLTRSGGLMSLMGSTDFLKLEKAFDSGDEWSNIVYEAMALNVAKSIGKLSVVVSGKVDAITLTGTIAYSQKFTGKIKDRVEFIAPVHVLAGEHEMVSLAGGIYRVINGEENARKI; translated from the coding sequence ATGAAAATTTTAGCCATCAATCCTGGCGGTACAAGCATGCGTGTCACCATGTATGACGATTTAAAGGAAGTATGGAATGAGCATATAGTACTTGATGAAGATTTTATTAAATCATATCCGGTGATAAAGGACCAGTTTGAAGGACGCTTAAATGCCATCATAAATCTACTCAAGGAAAAAGGCGAGGATTTAAACGATGTAGCTGCAATTGCTGCCAGAGGCGGAAATCTTTTGGGAATTGAAGCCGGTGCATATGAAGTAACAGAGGAGATGCTGCAAAGGCTTAAGGAAGCGGATATAGACCACGCATCCAATCTGGGGGCACCGCTTGCATATAGTATCGGGAATCTGCTTGGAATAAAGTCATATATATATGATGCTGTTACTGCAGATGAGCTTAATGATGTGTCACGTATTACCGGAATCAATGAAATACGCCGCCGCGGCAGGGCTCATAATTTGAATATGCGCGCAATGGCAATTGAAACAGCAAAAATTATAGGAAAAGACTATAACAAAGCCAATATTCTTATTGCCCACTTGGGCAGCGGTTTCAGTTTTGCCATACATAGCAACGGGCGTATCATCGATGTTATCTCGGATGATGAAGGTGCATTCAGCCCGGAAAGGGCAGGCTTTATACCCCCCTATAGGCTCATTGATCTTATTTTCGAACATAAATACACAAAAAATGAAATTATGACTGTCTTAACACGCTCCGGAGGACTGATGTCTCTTATGGGAAGCACAGATTTTTTAAAGCTGGAAAAAGCCTTCGATAGTGGAGATGAATGGTCAAATATTGTTTATGAAGCAATGGCTCTTAATGTAGCAAAATCGATTGGAAAATTGTCAGTAGTGGTGTCGGGGAAAGTTGATGCTATTACACTAACAGGAACAATTGCATATTCACAAAAATTTACCGGTAAAATCAAAGATAGGGTGGAGTTTATAGCTCCCGTCCATGTACTGGCAGGTGAACATGAAATGGTGTCGTTGGCCGGAGGTATTTATCGGGTTATAAACGGTGAAGAAAATGCAAGAAAGATATAA
- a CDS encoding phosphate acyltransferase, translated as MEYKDFDGIIKAAERLNQTSRVAVANAADAHVLGFLFAAKEKGITLPILVGNEKKIKNTLMDSRQNPNDYEIYDSPDGEEAQMAVDLVRDGKADFLMKGMMETSDFLRPIVKKENGLRIGRIMSYVALMSFAGYHKLIICTDGGMVTYPDYEKKKQIVINAVDVLHAIGYEKPKVAVLCCKETVDEEMPETVDAAMLKQASLAGGLGDCAVEGPLSYDICMSPEIAAIKKFKCEHSGNFDVLLFPNIHCCNIFVKSLVIHQKARAATIITGCRVPVIAPSRGSTTEEQILSLALASLAAGKGGCV; from the coding sequence ATGGAATATAAAGACTTTGATGGAATCATCAAGGCTGCGGAAAGATTAAATCAAACTTCACGTGTTGCTGTTGCGAATGCCGCAGATGCCCATGTGCTGGGTTTCCTCTTTGCAGCAAAAGAGAAAGGAATAACACTGCCTATTCTCGTGGGAAATGAAAAGAAAATTAAGAACACATTGATGGATTCGCGGCAAAATCCCAACGATTATGAAATATATGACTCTCCGGATGGTGAAGAGGCGCAAATGGCGGTTGATCTGGTGCGAGATGGGAAAGCTGATTTTTTAATGAAAGGTATGATGGAAACATCTGATTTTTTGAGGCCTATTGTAAAAAAAGAAAATGGATTAAGAATAGGCAGGATCATGTCTTATGTAGCGCTCATGTCTTTTGCAGGTTATCACAAGTTGATTATTTGTACCGATGGAGGCATGGTGACTTATCCTGATTATGAAAAGAAAAAACAGATTGTAATAAATGCCGTTGATGTTCTTCATGCAATAGGATATGAGAAACCTAAGGTTGCCGTTTTGTGCTGCAAGGAAACGGTGGATGAAGAAATGCCTGAAACGGTGGATGCGGCAATGCTTAAACAAGCTTCATTGGCAGGAGGGCTGGGTGATTGTGCCGTCGAAGGGCCTCTTTCATACGATATTTGTATGAGTCCGGAGATTGCAGCCATTAAAAAGTTTAAATGTGAGCACTCAGGAAATTTTGATGTACTTCTGTTTCCTAATATTCACTGCTGCAATATTTTTGTCAAGTCACTTGTTATTCATCAAAAAGCCAGAGCAGCGACTATTATCACAGGCTGCAGGGTACCGGTAATCGCACCTTCCAGAGGCAGCACAACAGAAGAGCAGATTTTATCCCTGGCACTGGCAAGTCTGGCGGCAGGCAAAGGAGGCTGTGTATGA
- a CDS encoding SLC13 family permease → MSEIIKKSNLNTSLSLEVIKKNYLHIFISLAIFLVIRIFLPAGNGLTDKGVTVLALFMGTIWLWIFVGVDWSSLLAPAVMIMAGVLSQADMLAVSFGNFCFAYVLAGMLLNAALVDAGVIQHIASWFISRKICKGRPWVFITLFLLSCLLIAMFLDCVPVTLIYLTMVDGLCQELGYEKGSKFGQALVAAVLWLVVIGYGATPISHPIAVLMLGFLNDAHSTVSFVQFMAIGIPFAIFFFALTILALKIFVKPDFSKFAAYDPEERIKGMKPLSIQAKISLAVFIAVVIMWLMPDAMAPILPGISAYFKTVGMVAPPLLGIAVLSIVRVKREDNAAVVEPVLDLKKKIYQISLPTLIFIVGIQSFANTLNSPVTGISKFLGNLFQPVAQNVSPGTLVFIAMLLAIAITQFMSNLVVQALMWSAFLPVIQAVNAAGGKLNMAAFGIILSIVVNVAFIFPSAYVCAPLCYTSGYLEVKDGVKLGLPMVIVAYLVLLIVFFPIASAIL, encoded by the coding sequence ATGTCGGAAATTATTAAAAAAAGCAATCTTAATACTTCTCTCTCTCTGGAAGTTATTAAAAAAAATTATCTTCATATTTTTATTTCTTTGGCAATCTTCCTGGTAATAAGAATCTTTCTTCCAGCCGGAAATGGCCTTACTGATAAGGGTGTGACAGTTCTTGCATTGTTTATGGGGACAATTTGGCTGTGGATATTCGTAGGGGTCGACTGGTCATCACTGTTGGCGCCGGCAGTAATGATTATGGCGGGCGTTTTATCACAGGCAGATATGCTTGCAGTATCTTTTGGAAACTTTTGTTTTGCCTATGTTTTGGCCGGAATGCTTCTCAATGCTGCCTTAGTGGATGCAGGGGTTATCCAGCATATAGCAAGCTGGTTTATTTCAAGGAAGATATGCAAAGGCAGACCCTGGGTATTTATAACCCTTTTCCTGTTATCCTGCCTTTTGATAGCAATGTTCCTTGACTGCGTACCGGTAACACTAATTTATTTAACTATGGTAGACGGCCTATGTCAGGAACTCGGATACGAAAAAGGCTCCAAGTTCGGCCAGGCGCTGGTTGCTGCCGTATTGTGGCTGGTTGTTATAGGATACGGTGCAACACCAATTTCTCACCCTATCGCCGTTCTCATGCTTGGTTTTCTTAATGATGCTCATAGTACCGTTTCCTTCGTCCAATTCATGGCAATAGGCATTCCATTCGCTATATTCTTCTTCGCACTTACTATCCTGGCACTGAAGATATTCGTTAAACCTGACTTTTCAAAATTTGCTGCTTATGATCCCGAAGAACGTATAAAAGGAATGAAACCCCTTTCAATTCAAGCGAAGATCAGCCTTGCCGTATTCATTGCAGTTGTGATTATGTGGCTGATGCCGGACGCCATGGCTCCCATATTACCGGGCATCAGTGCATACTTCAAGACTGTAGGAATGGTTGCACCACCTTTGCTGGGTATTGCAGTTCTGTCAATAGTCCGTGTTAAACGCGAAGATAATGCTGCAGTAGTTGAACCGGTTCTCGATCTTAAGAAAAAGATATATCAAATATCTCTTCCTACGCTTATCTTTATCGTAGGTATCCAGTCGTTTGCAAATACCCTAAACAGCCCTGTTACAGGTATAAGCAAATTCCTGGGCAACCTCTTTCAACCGGTTGCACAAAATGTTTCTCCAGGAACGCTGGTGTTCATTGCCATGCTTCTGGCAATCGCAATAACACAATTCATGTCAAATCTTGTTGTTCAGGCGTTAATGTGGTCTGCATTTCTTCCGGTTATACAAGCAGTCAACGCTGCAGGCGGAAAGTTAAATATGGCTGCATTCGGGATTATACTGTCAATCGTTGTTAATGTTGCATTTATATTCCCGTCAGCATATGTATGTGCACCTTTGTGCTATACCTCCGGATATCTTGAGGTAAAAGATGGTGTTAAACTTGGTCTGCCCATGGTAATTGTAGCATATTTGGTGCTCTTAATAGTATTTTTCCCTATTGCCAGCGCTATTCTGTGA
- a CDS encoding uroporphyrinogen decarboxylase family protein codes for MFTNKEVQQKYEERLKNYTDAVCMREPKRLPVGVNFHTAQIAWAGTNVKRCVYNGDFYAEACSEFYKDYDVDLLTIPLLNALEAIWILGRDTFFVSKDGITVQYKENVPMEGYEYDKLIADPMEFITGTLFPRKFPHLVEGHDSSYELLRAVSEAFIRFKSSMAKYSALAKDKYGIIGYNGGKVYVPFDVLLDRIRGVANTLVDIRRQPEKVIQACEALMPIYLKPMTNLSQPVPHGFCTIHAPMFLNRKQFEKFYWPGFKQMLMHAYEKGSLTWVQLQGNCEHIYDYFLELPKGAVILNIEKEDPIKIKKKYGHHIVIEAGIPFTAYRYKSNQECLDMAKRIIDECAPGGGFIFGAEFGGLSAADLCKENMSAVFQLVHDYR; via the coding sequence ATGTTTACAAATAAAGAAGTTCAGCAGAAATATGAAGAGCGCCTGAAGAATTATACCGATGCGGTTTGCATGAGAGAACCTAAACGTCTTCCAGTTGGTGTCAATTTTCATACAGCCCAGATAGCATGGGCAGGCACCAATGTAAAAAGGTGCGTTTATAACGGTGATTTTTACGCTGAAGCATGTTCGGAATTTTACAAAGATTATGATGTAGACCTACTTACAATTCCTCTTCTAAATGCACTTGAAGCCATCTGGATTTTAGGAAGAGATACTTTCTTTGTAAGTAAAGATGGTATCACTGTGCAGTATAAGGAAAATGTTCCTATGGAGGGTTATGAATATGACAAACTTATTGCTGATCCAATGGAATTTATCACAGGAACTTTATTCCCCAGAAAATTTCCCCATCTAGTCGAAGGACACGATTCCAGTTATGAACTATTGCGCGCCGTAAGTGAAGCTTTCATACGGTTCAAAAGTTCCATGGCAAAATACAGCGCTTTGGCAAAAGACAAATACGGAATAATCGGTTATAACGGCGGTAAAGTGTATGTTCCATTTGATGTACTTTTAGATAGAATCAGAGGTGTTGCCAATACTTTGGTTGATATTAGGCGTCAGCCAGAAAAAGTTATTCAGGCATGTGAAGCCTTAATGCCTATTTATTTGAAACCCATGACAAACTTAAGCCAACCTGTCCCGCATGGCTTTTGCACAATACATGCGCCTATGTTTTTAAACCGTAAGCAGTTCGAAAAATTTTACTGGCCTGGATTTAAGCAAATGCTTATGCATGCTTATGAGAAAGGCTCTTTAACCTGGGTTCAGCTTCAGGGCAACTGCGAACATATTTACGACTATTTCCTAGAGCTTCCGAAGGGCGCTGTTATTCTTAATATAGAAAAAGAAGATCCTATTAAAATTAAGAAAAAGTATGGTCATCACATTGTAATTGAAGCAGGAATACCTTTTACGGCGTACAGATATAAATCAAATCAAGAGTGTCTTGATATGGCTAAAAGAATTATTGATGAGTGTGCACCCGGTGGGGGATTCATTTTTGGTGCAGAATTCGGAGGGCTGTCAGCTGCAGATTTATGCAAGGAAAACATGTCCGCAGTGTTCCAATTAGTGCATGATTACAGATAG
- a CDS encoding TetR/AcrR family transcriptional regulator encodes MEPKNVQISIKEKIISKASELFRRDGYTNMRITKVAASLGISPGNMTYYFPTKDSLVEYFYLTYIKNIQAWVELSNLSIEHFFSRRLYNLCIQDINIMNDDAARRFYYELLGQPVLWNMMRQFSHESFRLLYDYESIRINPEQHKYYTESNVGMFQALDKMFIEEGDFSMASIYSHVTLKQHMRTRLWDVYRVMPETPATREGVVESIIFHVDELKKYDFSNIKLLP; translated from the coding sequence ATGGAACCAAAAAACGTACAAATATCAATAAAAGAGAAGATAATCAGCAAAGCCTCCGAACTTTTTAGGCGTGATGGCTACACAAATATGAGAATTACAAAAGTTGCCGCTTCACTGGGTATATCACCGGGGAATATGACTTATTACTTTCCCACAAAAGACAGCCTGGTAGAATATTTCTATCTAACTTATATTAAAAATATTCAAGCATGGGTGGAATTGTCTAATTTATCAATTGAGCATTTTTTTTCTAGGAGACTCTATAACCTTTGCATACAGGATATCAATATTATGAATGATGACGCTGCCCGAAGATTCTATTATGAGCTTCTGGGACAGCCTGTTTTATGGAACATGATGAGGCAGTTTTCTCATGAGTCGTTTCGGTTGCTGTACGATTACGAAAGTATACGTATAAATCCTGAGCAGCATAAGTATTACACGGAAAGTAATGTGGGAATGTTTCAGGCTCTGGATAAAATGTTTATTGAAGAAGGGGATTTCAGTATGGCATCCATATATAGTCATGTTACTCTAAAACAACATATGCGTACAAGACTTTGGGATGTCTACCGGGTAATGCCCGAAACTCCGGCAACGCGGGAAGGGGTCGTTGAATCAATTATATTCCATGTTGATGAACTAAAAAAATATGATTTTTCTAACATAAAATTATTACCTTAG
- a CDS encoding transposase: MDSKNEHYPIGFRLTRFKIKENEYETIISNLSFDEFESEDIKRIYHMRWVIETSFRDLKYTLKF, from the coding sequence ATGGATAGTAAAAATGAACATTACCCTATAGGTTTCAGGCTGACAAGATTCAAAATCAAGGAAAACGAATATGAAACTATCATCAGTAATCTTAGCTTTGATGAGTTTGAATCAGAAGACATAAAGAGGATTTATCATATGAGATGGGTAATAGAGACATCCTTTCGTGATTTGAAGTATACTTTGAAATTTTGA